Proteins encoded within one genomic window of Vicia villosa cultivar HV-30 ecotype Madison, WI unplaced genomic scaffold, Vvil1.0 ctg.001352F_1_1, whole genome shotgun sequence:
- the LOC131634787 gene encoding secreted RxLR effector protein 161-like, with protein sequence MEEPVYTHWKALKRILRYPQGTVSLGMFYSRAEDYKLTGYSDSDWCGDIDDRKSTSRYVFFMGKTTFTWLSRKQPIVTLSTCKVEYVAASWCVCHAIWLRRLLSKLEQRQENATTVQVDNKSTIELVKNPVNHERSKHIDVRYHFIREHVKNESVELIHVASKDQAADILTKSLSKELFDRGKKMLGMMDRKSI encoded by the coding sequence ATGGAAGAACCAGTCTACACACATTGGAAGGCTTTGAAAAGAATTCTTCGTTACCCCCAAGGAACTGTGTCACTTGGAATGTTTTACTCAAGAGCAGAAGATTACAAGCTGACTGGCTACTCCGACAgcgattggtgtggagatatagACGATCGAAAGAGTACATCAAGATATGTATTTTTCATGGGGAAAACAACTTTCACCTGGCTCTCAAGGAAGCAACCAATTGTAACACTATCGACATGCAAAGTAGAGTACGTGGCAGCATCTTGGTGTGTATGCCATGCTATATGGCTTAGAAGACTGTTAAGCAAATTGGAGCAGAGGCAGGAAAATGCAACAACAGTGCAAGTCGACAACAAATCAACAATCGAGCTGGTAAAGAACCCAGTGAACCATGAACGGAGCAAACACATCGACGTTCGTTACCACTTCATTCGAGAACATGTAAAGAATGAAAGCGTCGAACTAATTCATGTGGCAAGCAAGGACCAAGCTGCGGACATCCTCACAAAATCATTATCGAAAGAGCTATTCGACAGAGGGAAGAAGATGCTAGGAATGATGGATCGAAAAAGCATTTAA